A stretch of the Methanosphaera sp. genome encodes the following:
- a CDS encoding glycosyltransferase family 4 protein, which produces MKKKLKIAVFHNLPSGGAKRSLYTYIDYLTQNGHTVDVYIPSTANEDYLPLEPIATNMYIYDVKPSFWREKIYSIFSYVPAIIKRESVKNVFKAEKQIAEDLNNSDYDIVYCEQDQFTMTPIIFKYLKVPNLYYCQQPVRADVILKKVNDKKPKSGIFNHPLIKPFAQYYVEYVESQNYQQDYDFAQYSENLLANSYFSHESILKQYGKNAYVSYIGVDTTKFKPLDLERENFVLSVGTCIPPKGYDFLINSIAKIDEKQRPELVVVGNSGDEGWVNYLKDLAEKQGVKLDIMSMISDEDLIRLYNMAKAVVYAPYLEPFGYVPLEAMACGTPVVGVKEGGIKETVKHNKTGILTQRDEQDFADAIVKLFNDKQLWDKLAANGKAYVNSFWTLDAAGERLLKNMYRIIDKK; this is translated from the coding sequence GTGAAGAAGAAATTAAAAATAGCAGTATTTCATAATCTTCCATCAGGAGGAGCAAAAAGATCACTATATACATACATAGACTACCTAACACAAAATGGACACACAGTAGATGTATACATACCATCAACAGCAAATGAAGACTACCTGCCACTTGAGCCAATAGCAACAAACATGTACATATACGATGTAAAACCAAGCTTTTGGCGTGAGAAAATCTACTCAATATTTTCATATGTACCAGCAATAATCAAGCGAGAATCAGTAAAAAATGTCTTCAAAGCAGAAAAACAAATAGCAGAAGATCTAAACAACTCAGACTATGACATAGTATACTGTGAACAAGATCAATTTACAATGACACCAATAATCTTCAAATATCTAAAAGTACCAAATCTCTACTACTGTCAACAACCAGTAAGAGCAGATGTAATACTAAAGAAAGTAAATGATAAAAAGCCAAAATCAGGAATCTTTAATCATCCACTAATAAAGCCATTTGCACAGTACTACGTTGAATATGTAGAATCACAAAACTACCAACAAGACTATGACTTTGCACAGTACTCAGAAAATCTACTTGCAAATTCATACTTTAGTCATGAATCAATACTAAAACAGTATGGAAAAAATGCATATGTATCATATATTGGTGTTGATACAACAAAATTCAAGCCACTTGACCTTGAGCGTGAAAACTTTGTACTTTCTGTTGGAACATGCATACCACCAAAAGGATATGATTTTCTAATAAATTCAATAGCAAAAATAGATGAAAAACAAAGACCAGAACTAGTGGTAGTAGGAAACAGTGGAGATGAAGGATGGGTAAACTATCTTAAAGATCTAGCCGAAAAACAGGGTGTGAAACTTGATATTATGTCAATGATATCAGATGAAGATCTTATACGTCTTTATAACATGGCAAAGGCTGTTGTATATGCACCATATCTTGAACCATTCGGCTATGTGCCACTTGAGGCAATGGCATGTGGAACACCTGTTGTTGGTGTAAAAGAGGGTGGAATAAAAGAAACTGTAAAACATAACAAGACAGGAATTCTAACACAACGTGATGAACAAGACTTTGCAGATGCAATTGTTAAATTATTTAATGATAAACAACTATGGGATAAACTTGCAGCAAATGGTAAAGCATATGTAAATTCATTCTGGACACTAGATGCTGCAGGTGAAAGATTACTTAAAAATATGTATCGTATAATAGATAAAAAATAG
- a CDS encoding glycosyltransferase family 2 protein, translating to MKPLVSIILLNWNGYDDTLEALESLYQINYPNYNVIVVDNASSNDSIDKILDYAKGNIEVQTKYTNYIKDTKPIDVIRLDEDELNHKVDYTTVGDDKKLLLIENHDNYGFARGNNIAIDYTMKYDEPEYVLLLNNDTIVDPNFLIRMIDVATADETIGLLGPKFYYYDYEGSHNEIWCVGSVVDLDHYPGHHSIMEEENYDLSRSVVECDWVSGAGALIKSEAISNGEYLDTNFFFGCEDVDLAVRLKEAGYSVVTVMDSIIWHKVGMSRHKSSVFKREKNHIKTNLAFIKKHKDDYYLNLPKYIFQIAMNYVRALLNKF from the coding sequence ATGAAGCCATTAGTTTCTATAATACTTCTTAACTGGAATGGATATGATGATACACTTGAAGCATTAGAGTCATTATATCAGATAAATTATCCAAATTATAATGTGATTGTTGTTGATAATGCATCAAGTAACGATTCAATAGATAAAATATTAGACTATGCAAAAGGAAATATTGAAGTACAAACTAAGTATACAAACTACATTAAAGATACAAAGCCAATTGATGTTATAAGATTAGATGAAGATGAACTTAACCATAAAGTTGACTACACAACAGTTGGTGATGATAAAAAATTACTTTTAATTGAAAATCATGACAACTATGGTTTTGCACGTGGAAATAACATTGCAATTGACTATACAATGAAGTATGATGAGCCTGAATATGTGCTTCTTTTAAATAATGATACAATTGTAGATCCTAACTTTCTTATTAGGATGATTGATGTTGCAACTGCTGATGAAACTATTGGTCTGCTTGGTCCTAAGTTTTATTATTATGACTATGAAGGTTCACACAATGAAATATGGTGTGTTGGAAGTGTTGTAGATCTTGATCATTACCCAGGACATCATAGTATAATGGAGGAGGAAAACTATGATTTATCACGTAGTGTTGTTGAATGTGACTGGGTTTCAGGTGCTGGTGCTTTAATTAAATCTGAGGCAATTAGTAATGGTGAATATCTTGATACTAACTTCTTCTTCGGATGTGAAGATGTTGATTTAGCTGTTCGTCTTAAAGAGGCAGGATACAGTGTAGTTACTGTTATGGATTCAATAATATGGCATAAGGTTGGTATGTCACGCCATAAGAGTTCTGTATTTAAAAGAGAAAAAAATCATATTAAGACAAATCTTGCATTTATTAAAAAGCATAAGGACGATTACTACTTAAATCTTCCAAAGTATATCTTCCAGATTGCAATGAATTATGTAAGGGCTTTGCTTAATAAATTCTAA
- a CDS encoding Lrp/AsnC family transcriptional regulator has product MDETDEKILAKLVENSRMPISKISAQTGIPDSTVSNRLKKLEKSNIIDKYTTILNPEELGINVAAIIIIQTETEKHENVEKELPKLTEVSQVYSVSGEYDILIKLWAHSLDELNDIINSKIRTIDGIEELRELIIMDVLKEEQLSI; this is encoded by the coding sequence ATGGATGAAACAGATGAAAAAATATTGGCAAAACTAGTAGAAAATTCGAGAATGCCCATATCAAAAATATCTGCTCAAACAGGAATACCTGACTCAACAGTATCAAACAGACTAAAAAAACTAGAAAAAAGCAATATAATCGATAAATACACAACAATCCTAAATCCAGAAGAATTAGGAATCAATGTAGCAGCAATCATAATCATACAAACAGAAACAGAAAAACATGAAAATGTAGAAAAAGAACTACCAAAACTAACAGAAGTATCACAAGTATATAGTGTATCAGGTGAGTATGATATTTTAATAAAACTATGGGCACATTCACTAGATGAGTTAAATGACATAATTAACTCAAAAATAAGAACAATTGATGGAATAGAAGAGTTAAGAGAATTAATAATAATGGATGTTTTAAAAGAAGAACAACTATCAATTTAG
- a CDS encoding CBS domain-containing protein, translating into MYLSELLNKKVVSDEDEKYGKVKDIVISSDRTYPKIEALKIKANGEPYFIPSRYIKKITPKKVILTHNIEDIKQYPKQDSVIKLSRDILDRQVVDMEGSKIRRVNDVEISYKNGNYFIIGVDIGINGLFRRLGLEAVSKRLHPENNIISWKDIDSLDFSNLKLNVPKEKLTKLHPADIAEIVDNLGISDSISILNSLDDESAADAFEEISPEKQRTLLTEMEKKQAADLIDEMSPDDAADLLASISDEKKEEILRLMDPEESHELRELLEYPENTAGGIMTTEYASIKGNMTTFDVLQRIRKIADDVETIYYIYILSEDDLLKGVITMRELLLAEDDVPIYSYMNKDVISANTNEEQDEVARMIAKYNLIAIPVVDDDNIMKGIVTVDDAIDIILPTAWKKRIPKMFR; encoded by the coding sequence ATGTACCTTTCAGAACTTTTAAATAAAAAAGTAGTATCAGATGAAGATGAAAAATATGGAAAAGTAAAAGATATAGTAATTTCATCTGATAGAACATACCCAAAAATTGAGGCATTAAAAATAAAGGCAAATGGAGAACCATACTTTATACCCTCAAGATACATTAAAAAAATAACACCAAAAAAAGTTATACTCACACATAACATTGAAGATATAAAACAATACCCAAAACAGGACTCTGTAATAAAACTATCACGAGACATACTAGATAGACAAGTAGTAGATATGGAAGGAAGTAAAATCCGTCGTGTAAATGATGTCGAAATATCATATAAAAATGGTAATTACTTCATAATAGGTGTAGATATAGGGATCAATGGACTATTTAGAAGACTAGGACTTGAAGCAGTATCTAAGAGGCTACACCCAGAAAACAATATCATATCATGGAAAGATATTGATTCACTAGATTTTTCAAATTTAAAACTTAATGTACCAAAGGAAAAACTAACAAAACTACATCCTGCTGACATTGCAGAAATAGTGGACAATCTTGGAATATCAGATTCAATAAGTATACTAAATTCCCTTGATGATGAATCAGCAGCAGATGCATTTGAGGAAATTTCACCAGAAAAACAGAGAACTCTACTTACTGAAATGGAGAAAAAACAGGCAGCAGATCTTATTGATGAAATGTCACCCGATGATGCAGCAGACCTTCTTGCATCAATATCAGATGAGAAGAAAGAAGAAATTCTACGTCTTATGGATCCAGAAGAATCACATGAACTACGTGAACTTCTAGAATACCCTGAAAATACAGCAGGGGGAATAATGACAACAGAATATGCATCAATAAAGGGTAATATGACAACATTTGATGTACTTCAAAGAATTAGAAAAATTGCAGACGATGTAGAAACAATATACTACATCTACATATTATCTGAAGATGACCTACTAAAAGGTGTAATAACAATGCGAGAACTACTTCTTGCAGAAGATGATGTGCCAATATATAGTTATATGAATAAGGATGTAATATCTGCAAATACTAATGAAGAACAAGATGAAGTAGCACGTATGATTGCAAAATATAATCTTATTGCAATACCTGTTGTTGATGATGATAATATAATGAAGGGAATTGTAACAGTAGATGATGCAATCGATATAATTCTACCAACAGCATGGAAAAAACGTATTCCTAAAATGTTTAGATAA
- a CDS encoding divalent metal cation transporter codes for MSFKEKIKSKIAQYPTIASIVMFLSVLGPGLITALVDNDSAGIFTYSLAGANYGYNLIWTFIPMIFSLIVAQEMGVRMGIISGKGLASLIREKVGVKLTMLIMIGLLAANFGTTLAEFSGIVVSSQVFGIPELITVPLSAILIWLLVIKGNYKNVEKIFIGLSFIYVSYIIAGLMAHPDWSQVSAAVIPHIQYNLPYIVMVVGLIGTTIAPWMQFYLQSSVVEKGVSRDELKYSRIESIIGPILTGVVALFILLACAATIFKTGVPVSNVADVANALIPVAGEYAGIIFAIGFLNASLFSAIILPLSTSYYVCESLGFETGISKTFKEAPVFHGLYAGMIFICAIVILIPNIPLADILLFSQVINGLILPIILVLMLVIINDKSIMGEYVNSKWYNYIAWAITIIITILVVIMIVTSFIPGLAIV; via the coding sequence TTGTCATTTAAAGAAAAAATAAAATCAAAAATAGCACAATATCCAACAATTGCATCTATTGTAATGTTTCTTAGTGTATTAGGTCCTGGACTAATAACAGCACTTGTTGATAATGATTCAGCTGGTATATTTACATACAGTCTTGCTGGTGCAAACTATGGATATAACCTGATATGGACATTTATTCCAATGATATTTTCATTAATTGTAGCCCAGGAGATGGGTGTACGTATGGGAATAATATCAGGTAAGGGTCTTGCAAGCCTGATACGTGAAAAGGTAGGTGTAAAGCTTACCATGCTTATAATGATAGGACTTCTGGCTGCAAACTTTGGAACAACACTTGCTGAGTTTTCAGGAATTGTAGTTTCATCCCAGGTATTTGGAATACCAGAACTTATTACAGTACCACTTTCTGCTATATTAATATGGCTTCTTGTAATTAAGGGTAATTATAAGAATGTTGAAAAGATCTTCATAGGATTATCTTTCATCTATGTATCATATATCATAGCAGGTCTTATGGCACATCCTGACTGGTCTCAGGTATCAGCTGCTGTAATTCCACACATACAATACAATCTACCATATATTGTGATGGTTGTAGGTCTTATTGGTACAACTATTGCTCCATGGATGCAGTTCTATTTACAATCATCAGTTGTTGAAAAAGGTGTAAGTCGTGATGAACTTAAATATTCAAGAATTGAATCAATAATTGGTCCTATTCTCACTGGTGTTGTAGCATTATTCATACTTCTTGCATGTGCTGCTACAATATTTAAAACAGGAGTTCCTGTAAGTAATGTTGCAGATGTTGCAAATGCATTAATTCCTGTTGCAGGAGAATATGCAGGTATTATATTTGCTATAGGTTTCCTTAATGCATCACTTTTTAGTGCAATTATTCTTCCTCTTTCAACATCATATTATGTATGTGAAAGTCTTGGATTTGAAACAGGAATATCTAAAACATTTAAGGAAGCTCCAGTATTTCATGGACTTTATGCTGGAATGATCTTTATATGTGCAATTGTTATATTAATACCAAATATTCCACTTGCTGATATTTTACTATTTTCACAGGTAATAAATGGTTTAATTCTTCCTATAATCTTAGTATTAATGCTTGTTATTATCAATGATAAAAGTATTATGGGAGAATATGTAAACTCAAAATGGTATAATTATATAGCATGGGCAATAACAATTATAATTACAATTCTTGTAGTTATTATGATTGTAACAAGCTTCATACCAGGACTTGCAATAGTCTAA
- a CDS encoding HemK2/MTQ2 family protein methyltransferase, which produces MRYDDIEYNECDEVYPPAEDTFLFIDNLEVKEDDKVLEIGVGTGIVSIKAAMSAKEVVGVDINKHAIKCAQENVKLNNIKNTTIIESDLFENIKEKFDLILFNTPYLPVTDDEHLDDDDYSKAWDGGADGRSVIDRFLKDAKKYLKDNGRIQLIQSSLSNNEKTLKYLNENGYVASIGAVEHQFFEDITLINAKLI; this is translated from the coding sequence ATGAGATACGATGATATAGAATATAATGAATGTGATGAGGTATATCCACCAGCTGAAGATACATTTCTTTTCATAGATAACCTCGAAGTTAAAGAAGATGACAAAGTTCTAGAAATTGGAGTAGGAACAGGAATAGTAAGTATAAAAGCAGCAATGAGTGCAAAAGAAGTTGTAGGTGTTGACATAAATAAACATGCAATAAAATGTGCACAAGAAAATGTAAAACTAAATAACATCAAAAACACTACAATAATTGAAAGTGACTTATTTGAAAATATAAAAGAAAAATTCGATCTAATACTATTTAACACACCATATCTACCAGTAACAGACGATGAACACCTAGATGATGATGACTACTCAAAAGCATGGGATGGAGGAGCAGATGGACGTAGTGTTATTGACAGATTCCTCAAAGATGCAAAAAAATACCTAAAAGATAATGGACGAATACAACTTATACAATCATCACTAAGTAACAATGAAAAAACACTAAAATATCTTAATGAAAATGGATATGTTGCATCAATTGGAGCTGTTGAACATCAATTCTTTGAAGATATAACACTAATAAATGCTAAATTAATATAA
- the rsmA gene encoding 16S rRNA (adenine(1518)-N(6)/adenine(1519)-N(6))-dimethyltransferase RsmA — protein sequence MAENTREILKKYNIRLDKNKSQNYLIDNNKLEKILENADIQPDETILEIGAGIGTMTIPMAKKAKKVIAIEKDPIICDILRQRIIKEKIDNIELINDDALKIDFPSFDKVVSNLPYQISSPVTFKLLKYPFKKATLMYQLEFAKRMSAKEDTHEYSRLSVGLYFRCSCQIIDTLPPSAFIPQPKVNSAVVELIPHNCDVEIPELFDDTIRALFQHRNKKAKKALIQSAHEFGSDKKQLKALLDEVENPLLDVKVFKLKPEEILEISNIIGELL from the coding sequence ATGGCAGAAAATACCAGAGAAATTCTTAAAAAATACAATATTAGACTTGATAAAAATAAAAGTCAAAACTACTTAATTGATAATAATAAACTTGAAAAGATTCTAGAAAATGCTGATATTCAGCCTGATGAAACAATTCTTGAAATTGGTGCAGGTATTGGAACTATGACAATTCCAATGGCAAAAAAGGCAAAAAAAGTTATTGCAATTGAAAAAGATCCAATAATATGTGATATTCTACGTCAAAGAATTATTAAAGAGAAGATTGATAATATTGAACTTATCAATGATGATGCACTAAAAATTGACTTTCCAAGCTTTGATAAGGTAGTTTCAAATCTTCCATACCAGATTTCATCACCTGTTACATTTAAGCTTCTTAAATATCCATTTAAAAAAGCTACACTTATGTATCAGCTTGAATTTGCAAAGAGAATGTCAGCAAAAGAAGATACACATGAATATTCAAGACTTTCTGTAGGATTATATTTCAGGTGTAGTTGTCAAATTATTGATACACTTCCACCATCAGCATTTATTCCACAGCCAAAAGTTAACAGTGCTGTTGTTGAATTAATACCACACAACTGTGATGTTGAAATTCCAGAATTATTTGATGATACTATACGTGCTCTTTTCCAGCATAGAAATAAAAAGGCAAAAAAAGCACTTATTCAATCAGCACATGAGTTTGGATCTGATAAAAAACAACTAAAAGCATTACTTGATGAGGTTGAAAATCCTTTACTTGACGTTAAAGTATTCAAACTAAAACCTGAAGAAATACTTGAAATATCAAACATTATTGGTGAATTATTATGA
- a CDS encoding RNA polymerase Rpb4 family protein: MMIGKKVIDSEPITISEAREILMQKVEEKVDENNEVDGRQFTYEQNLTIDYVNKFALLDAEDAKELRGKLEEYISPRQAVKVVDIMPEDMDDLRLIFTKERGTIETDVLEKILDLIDQYR; the protein is encoded by the coding sequence ATGATGATTGGAAAAAAAGTCATTGATAGTGAACCTATAACAATATCTGAAGCAAGAGAAATTCTAATGCAAAAAGTAGAAGAAAAAGTGGATGAGAACAACGAAGTCGATGGCCGCCAATTCACATATGAACAAAACTTAACTATTGACTATGTCAATAAATTTGCTCTTCTTGATGCTGAAGATGCTAAAGAATTAAGAGGTAAACTCGAAGAGTATATCAGCCCAAGACAAGCAGTTAAAGTTGTAGATATTATGCCTGAAGACATGGATGACCTCAGATTAATATTTACAAAAGAAAGAGGAACTATCGAAACTGATGTTTTAGAAAAAATATTAGATCTAATCGATCAATATCGATAA
- a CDS encoding 50S ribosomal protein L21e: MRKSKGLKSRSRYKLKKSIRPSRANPISRKIQVFEDGNKVHIIIDSSIQKGQPHPRFHGKTGEIVGQKGKAYLVGIKDGNKPKELIIRPEHLKLQE; this comes from the coding sequence ATGAGAAAATCAAAAGGATTAAAAAGCCGATCAAGATATAAACTTAAAAAAAGTATAAGACCAAGTCGTGCTAATCCAATATCCAGAAAAATACAAGTATTTGAAGATGGAAATAAAGTACACATAATAATTGATTCAAGTATCCAAAAAGGACAACCACACCCAAGATTCCACGGAAAAACTGGGGAAATTGTTGGACAAAAAGGAAAAGCATACCTTGTAGGTATTAAAGACGGTAACAAACCAAAAGAATTAATTATAAGACCAGAACATCTTAAATTACAAGAGTGA
- a CDS encoding tRNA pseudouridine(54/55) synthase Pus10, whose product MTQQQIQKTDEYKICHKCLKRIYPNKQRRQNAIIPTIKEGEVCDLCGNVMLHLDKIFDMIKHKIEILGVTFNSALIAAKISDNDILKQERAIHKKAPYFGKNNLRNQIKYEMCDMLKSELNKTIDYDNPEVVIMVKLRSKPYDNPLHEEVAGVSVFIDVNPLFIEGKYCKYERGIPQTKWPCSKCKGHGCDACDHTGQQYKRTVEGLIAKPALEMTNGSESKFHGSGREDIDVLMLGEGRPFVLEIKHPFNRIIDLDELQERINTENVGSVSVNSLKFTTKERKAEVKNSSTESYKVYSAIAEFENGVTSNDIAKIEKLEIINQQTPQRVMHRRADLVRQRSIYSLEVERINSKKLRLQIKCQGGLYIKELISGDDGRTQPNVSSITGNKALCTQLDVIEVHIPE is encoded by the coding sequence TTGACACAACAGCAAATCCAGAAAACAGATGAATATAAAATCTGTCATAAATGTCTTAAGCGTATCTATCCTAACAAGCAAAGACGCCAAAATGCTATAATTCCAACTATAAAAGAAGGAGAAGTATGTGATCTTTGTGGTAATGTAATGTTACATCTTGATAAGATATTTGACATGATAAAGCATAAAATTGAAATCTTAGGTGTTACATTTAATTCAGCACTCATTGCTGCAAAAATTAGTGATAATGACATTCTCAAACAGGAACGTGCAATACATAAAAAAGCACCATACTTTGGTAAGAACAATCTTAGAAATCAGATAAAGTATGAAATGTGTGATATGCTAAAAAGTGAACTTAATAAAACTATTGACTATGACAATCCTGAAGTTGTAATAATGGTAAAGCTACGTTCTAAACCATATGATAATCCTCTTCATGAGGAAGTTGCAGGAGTTAGTGTCTTTATTGATGTAAATCCACTTTTTATTGAAGGTAAATATTGTAAATATGAACGTGGAATTCCACAGACAAAATGGCCATGTAGTAAGTGTAAAGGTCATGGATGTGATGCATGTGATCATACAGGACAACAATATAAACGTACAGTTGAAGGTCTTATTGCAAAGCCTGCACTTGAAATGACAAATGGTAGTGAATCCAAATTTCATGGATCAGGACGTGAAGATATTGATGTATTGATGCTTGGTGAGGGAAGACCATTTGTACTTGAAATAAAACATCCATTTAATCGTATAATTGACCTTGATGAACTACAAGAGCGTATAAATACAGAAAATGTAGGTTCTGTATCTGTTAATTCACTTAAATTTACAACTAAAGAAAGAAAGGCTGAAGTTAAAAATAGTTCAACAGAAAGCTATAAGGTTTACTCTGCCATTGCTGAATTTGAAAATGGTGTTACAAGTAATGATATTGCAAAGATTGAAAAACTTGAAATTATTAATCAACAAACACCACAGCGTGTAATGCATCGTCGTGCAGACCTTGTACGTCAACGTAGTATTTATTCTCTTGAAGTTGAAAGAATAAATTCTAAAAAACTAAGATTACAAATTAAATGTCAAGGCGGATTATATATCAAAGAGTTAATTTCTGGAGACGATGGACGAACACAGCCAAATGTAAGCTCTATTACAGGTAATAAAGCATTATGCACACAGCTTGATGTTATAGAAGTACATATTCCAGAATAA